From one Felis catus isolate Fca126 chromosome E2, F.catus_Fca126_mat1.0, whole genome shotgun sequence genomic stretch:
- the HNRNPL gene encoding heterogeneous nuclear ribonucleoprotein L isoform X1: MSRRLLPRAEKRRRRLEQRQQPDEQRRRSGAMVKMAAAGGGGGGGRYYGGGSEGGRAPKRLKTDNAGDQHGGGGGGGGGAGAAGGGGGENYDDPHKTPASPVVHIRGLIDGVVEADLVEALQEFGPISYVVVMPKKRQALVEFEDVLGACNAVNYAADNQIYIAGHPAFVNYSTSQKISRPGDSDDSRSVNSVLLFTILNPIYSITTDVLYTICNPCGPVQRIVIFRKNGVQAMVEFDSVQSAQRAKASLNGADIYSGCCTLKIEYAKPTRLNVFKNDQDTWDYTNPNLSGQGDPGSNPNKRQRQPPLLGDHPAEYGEGRGFPSVDSRGSCAPARRPPRKFSPVLPLFPSHPPGGPHGGYHSHYHDEGYGPPPPHYEGRRMGPPVGGHRRGPSRYGPQYGHPPPPPPPPEYGPHADSPVLMVYGLDQSKMNCDRVFNVFCLYGNVEKVKFMKSKPGAAMVEMADGYAVDRAITHLNNNFMFGQKLNVCVSKQPAIMPGQSYGLEDGSCSYKDFSESRNNRFSTPEQAAKNRIQHPSNVLHFFNAPLEVTEENFFEICDELGVKRPSSVKVFSGKSERSSSGLLEWESKSDALETLGFLNHYQMKNPNGPYPYTLKLCFSTAQHAS; this comes from the exons ATGTCGCGGAGGCTGCTGCCCCGGGCGGAGAAGCGGCGTCGGCGGTTGGAGCAGAGGCAGCAGCCGGACGAGCAGCGGAGGCGGTCGGGAGCGATGGTGAAGatggcggcggcgggcggcggaggcggcggtgGCCGCTACTACGGCGGCGGCAGTGAGGGAGGCCGAGCCCCTAAGCGGCTCAAGACGGACAACGCTGGCGACCAGCACggaggcggtggcggcggcggtggAGGAgccggggcggcgggcggcggcggcggg gaGAACTACGATGACCCACACAAAACCCCTGCCTCCCCAGTTGTCCACATCAGGGGCCTGATCGACGGAGTGGTGGAAGCTGACCTTGTGGAGGCCTTGCAGGAATTTGGACCCATCAG CTATGTGGTAGTAATGCCTAAAAAGAGACAAGCGTTGGTGGAGTTTGAAGATGTGCTGGGGGCCTGCAACGCTGTGAACTACGCAGCCGACAACCAAATCTACATTGCTGGCCACCCAGCTTTCGTCAATTACTCTACCAGCCAGAAGATCTCCCGCCCCGGGGACTCGGACGACTCCCGGAGCGTCAACAGCGTGCTTCTCTTTACCATCCTGAACCCGATCTATTCAATTACCACG GATGTTCTTTATACTATCTGCAATCCTTGTGGCCCTGTCCAGAGAATTGTTATTTTCCGGAAGAATGGCGTCCAGGCCATGGTGGA ATTTGATTCTGTGCAGAGTGCCCAGCGGGCCAAAGCCTCACTCAACGGGGCTGACATTTATTCGGGCTGTTGCACTCTGAAGATCGAATATGCAAAG CCTACACGCTTGAATGTGTTCAAGAACGATCAGGATACTTGGGACTACACAAACCCCAATCTCAGTGGACAAG GTGACCCTGGCAGCAACCCTAACAAACGCCAGAGACAGCCCCCTCTCCTGGGAGATCACCCCGCAGAATATGGTGAGGGCAGGGGGTTCCCCTCCGTGGACTCCCGTGGCTCATGTGCCCctgcccgccgcccgccgcgcaAATTCTCACCcgtcctccctctctttccttcccaccccccaggagGGCCCCACGGTGGGTACCACAGCCATTACCATGATGAGGGCTACGGGCCCCCCCCACCTCACTACGAAGGGAGAAGGATGGGCCCACCAGTGGGGGGTCACCGCCGGGGCCCAAGTCGCTACGGCCCCCAGTatgggcaccccccaccccctcccccaccacccgaGTATGGCCCCCACGCCGACAGCCCTGTGCTCATGGTCTATGGCTTGGATCAATCTAAGATGAACTGTGATCGGGTCTTCAATGTCTTCTGCTTGTATGGCAACGTGGAGAAG GTGAAATTCATGAAAAGCAAGCCGGGGGCCGCCATGGTGGAAATGGCTGACGGCTATGCTGTGGACCGAGCCATCACTCACCTCAATAACAACTTCATGTTCGGGCAGAAGCTGAACGTCTG TGTCTCCAAGCAACCAGCCATCATGCCCGGGCAGTCATACGGGCTGGAAGACGGGTCCTGCAGTTACAAAGACTTCAGCGAGTCCAGGAACAATCGGTTCTCTACTCCAGAGCAGGCAGCCAAGAACCGCATCCAGCACCCGAGCAACGTGCTACACTTCTTCAATGCCCCTCTGGAGGTGACCGAGGAGAATTTCTTCGAG ATCTGCGACGAGCTGGGAGTGAAACGGCCATCTTCTGTGAAAGTATTCTCAGGCAAAA GTGAGCGCAGCTCCTCGGGGCTGCTGGAGTGGGAATCCAAGAGCGACGCCCTGGAGACTTTGGGCTTCCTGAATCATTACCAGATGAAAAACCCAA ATGGTCCATACCCTTACACCCTGAAGTTGTGTTTCTCCACCGCTCAGCACGCCTCCTAA
- the HNRNPL gene encoding heterogeneous nuclear ribonucleoprotein L isoform X4: MPKKRQALVEFEDVLGACNAVNYAADNQIYIAGHPAFVNYSTSQKISRPGDSDDSRSVNSVLLFTILNPIYSITTDVLYTICNPCGPVQRIVIFRKNGVQAMVEFDSVQSAQRAKASLNGADIYSGCCTLKIEYAKPTRLNVFKNDQDTWDYTNPNLSGQGDPGSNPNKRQRQPPLLGDHPAEYGGPHGGYHSHYHDEGYGPPPPHYEGRRMGPPVGGHRRGPSRYGPQYGHPPPPPPPPEYGPHADSPVLMVYGLDQSKMNCDRVFNVFCLYGNVEKVKFMKSKPGAAMVEMADGYAVDRAITHLNNNFMFGQKLNVCVSKQPAIMPGQSYGLEDGSCSYKDFSESRNNRFSTPEQAAKNRIQHPSNVLHFFNAPLEVTEENFFEICDELGVKRPSSVKVFSGKSERSSSGLLEWESKSDALETLGFLNHYQMKNPNGPYPYTLKLCFSTAQHAS; encoded by the exons ATGCCTAAAAAGAGACAAGCGTTGGTGGAGTTTGAAGATGTGCTGGGGGCCTGCAACGCTGTGAACTACGCAGCCGACAACCAAATCTACATTGCTGGCCACCCAGCTTTCGTCAATTACTCTACCAGCCAGAAGATCTCCCGCCCCGGGGACTCGGACGACTCCCGGAGCGTCAACAGCGTGCTTCTCTTTACCATCCTGAACCCGATCTATTCAATTACCACG GATGTTCTTTATACTATCTGCAATCCTTGTGGCCCTGTCCAGAGAATTGTTATTTTCCGGAAGAATGGCGTCCAGGCCATGGTGGA ATTTGATTCTGTGCAGAGTGCCCAGCGGGCCAAAGCCTCACTCAACGGGGCTGACATTTATTCGGGCTGTTGCACTCTGAAGATCGAATATGCAAAG CCTACACGCTTGAATGTGTTCAAGAACGATCAGGATACTTGGGACTACACAAACCCCAATCTCAGTGGACAAG GTGACCCTGGCAGCAACCCTAACAAACGCCAGAGACAGCCCCCTCTCCTGGGAGATCACCCCGCAGAATATG gagGGCCCCACGGTGGGTACCACAGCCATTACCATGATGAGGGCTACGGGCCCCCCCCACCTCACTACGAAGGGAGAAGGATGGGCCCACCAGTGGGGGGTCACCGCCGGGGCCCAAGTCGCTACGGCCCCCAGTatgggcaccccccaccccctcccccaccacccgaGTATGGCCCCCACGCCGACAGCCCTGTGCTCATGGTCTATGGCTTGGATCAATCTAAGATGAACTGTGATCGGGTCTTCAATGTCTTCTGCTTGTATGGCAACGTGGAGAAG GTGAAATTCATGAAAAGCAAGCCGGGGGCCGCCATGGTGGAAATGGCTGACGGCTATGCTGTGGACCGAGCCATCACTCACCTCAATAACAACTTCATGTTCGGGCAGAAGCTGAACGTCTG TGTCTCCAAGCAACCAGCCATCATGCCCGGGCAGTCATACGGGCTGGAAGACGGGTCCTGCAGTTACAAAGACTTCAGCGAGTCCAGGAACAATCGGTTCTCTACTCCAGAGCAGGCAGCCAAGAACCGCATCCAGCACCCGAGCAACGTGCTACACTTCTTCAATGCCCCTCTGGAGGTGACCGAGGAGAATTTCTTCGAG ATCTGCGACGAGCTGGGAGTGAAACGGCCATCTTCTGTGAAAGTATTCTCAGGCAAAA GTGAGCGCAGCTCCTCGGGGCTGCTGGAGTGGGAATCCAAGAGCGACGCCCTGGAGACTTTGGGCTTCCTGAATCATTACCAGATGAAAAACCCAA ATGGTCCATACCCTTACACCCTGAAGTTGTGTTTCTCCACCGCTCAGCACGCCTCCTAA
- the HNRNPL gene encoding heterogeneous nuclear ribonucleoprotein L isoform X3, which translates to MSRRLLPRAEKRRRRLEQRQQPDEQRRRSGAMENYDDPHKTPASPVVHIRGLIDGVVEADLVEALQEFGPISYVVVMPKKRQALVEFEDVLGACNAVNYAADNQIYIAGHPAFVNYSTSQKISRPGDSDDSRSVNSVLLFTILNPIYSITTDVLYTICNPCGPVQRIVIFRKNGVQAMVEFDSVQSAQRAKASLNGADIYSGCCTLKIEYAKPTRLNVFKNDQDTWDYTNPNLSGQGDPGSNPNKRQRQPPLLGDHPAEYGGPHGGYHSHYHDEGYGPPPPHYEGRRMGPPVGGHRRGPSRYGPQYGHPPPPPPPPEYGPHADSPVLMVYGLDQSKMNCDRVFNVFCLYGNVEKVKFMKSKPGAAMVEMADGYAVDRAITHLNNNFMFGQKLNVCVSKQPAIMPGQSYGLEDGSCSYKDFSESRNNRFSTPEQAAKNRIQHPSNVLHFFNAPLEVTEENFFEICDELGVKRPSSVKVFSGKSERSSSGLLEWESKSDALETLGFLNHYQMKNPNGPYPYTLKLCFSTAQHAS; encoded by the exons ATGTCGCGGAGGCTGCTGCCCCGGGCGGAGAAGCGGCGTCGGCGGTTGGAGCAGAGGCAGCAGCCGGACGAGCAGCGGAGGCGGTCGGGAGCGATG gaGAACTACGATGACCCACACAAAACCCCTGCCTCCCCAGTTGTCCACATCAGGGGCCTGATCGACGGAGTGGTGGAAGCTGACCTTGTGGAGGCCTTGCAGGAATTTGGACCCATCAG CTATGTGGTAGTAATGCCTAAAAAGAGACAAGCGTTGGTGGAGTTTGAAGATGTGCTGGGGGCCTGCAACGCTGTGAACTACGCAGCCGACAACCAAATCTACATTGCTGGCCACCCAGCTTTCGTCAATTACTCTACCAGCCAGAAGATCTCCCGCCCCGGGGACTCGGACGACTCCCGGAGCGTCAACAGCGTGCTTCTCTTTACCATCCTGAACCCGATCTATTCAATTACCACG GATGTTCTTTATACTATCTGCAATCCTTGTGGCCCTGTCCAGAGAATTGTTATTTTCCGGAAGAATGGCGTCCAGGCCATGGTGGA ATTTGATTCTGTGCAGAGTGCCCAGCGGGCCAAAGCCTCACTCAACGGGGCTGACATTTATTCGGGCTGTTGCACTCTGAAGATCGAATATGCAAAG CCTACACGCTTGAATGTGTTCAAGAACGATCAGGATACTTGGGACTACACAAACCCCAATCTCAGTGGACAAG GTGACCCTGGCAGCAACCCTAACAAACGCCAGAGACAGCCCCCTCTCCTGGGAGATCACCCCGCAGAATATG gagGGCCCCACGGTGGGTACCACAGCCATTACCATGATGAGGGCTACGGGCCCCCCCCACCTCACTACGAAGGGAGAAGGATGGGCCCACCAGTGGGGGGTCACCGCCGGGGCCCAAGTCGCTACGGCCCCCAGTatgggcaccccccaccccctcccccaccacccgaGTATGGCCCCCACGCCGACAGCCCTGTGCTCATGGTCTATGGCTTGGATCAATCTAAGATGAACTGTGATCGGGTCTTCAATGTCTTCTGCTTGTATGGCAACGTGGAGAAG GTGAAATTCATGAAAAGCAAGCCGGGGGCCGCCATGGTGGAAATGGCTGACGGCTATGCTGTGGACCGAGCCATCACTCACCTCAATAACAACTTCATGTTCGGGCAGAAGCTGAACGTCTG TGTCTCCAAGCAACCAGCCATCATGCCCGGGCAGTCATACGGGCTGGAAGACGGGTCCTGCAGTTACAAAGACTTCAGCGAGTCCAGGAACAATCGGTTCTCTACTCCAGAGCAGGCAGCCAAGAACCGCATCCAGCACCCGAGCAACGTGCTACACTTCTTCAATGCCCCTCTGGAGGTGACCGAGGAGAATTTCTTCGAG ATCTGCGACGAGCTGGGAGTGAAACGGCCATCTTCTGTGAAAGTATTCTCAGGCAAAA GTGAGCGCAGCTCCTCGGGGCTGCTGGAGTGGGAATCCAAGAGCGACGCCCTGGAGACTTTGGGCTTCCTGAATCATTACCAGATGAAAAACCCAA ATGGTCCATACCCTTACACCCTGAAGTTGTGTTTCTCCACCGCTCAGCACGCCTCCTAA
- the HNRNPL gene encoding heterogeneous nuclear ribonucleoprotein L isoform X2: MSRRLLPRAEKRRRRLEQRQQPDEQRRRSGAMVKMAAAGGGGGGGRYYGGGSEGGRAPKRLKTDNAGDQHGGGGGGGGGAGAAGGGGGENYDDPHKTPASPVVHIRGLIDGVVEADLVEALQEFGPISYVVVMPKKRQALVEFEDVLGACNAVNYAADNQIYIAGHPAFVNYSTSQKISRPGDSDDSRSVNSVLLFTILNPIYSITTDVLYTICNPCGPVQRIVIFRKNGVQAMVEFDSVQSAQRAKASLNGADIYSGCCTLKIEYAKPTRLNVFKNDQDTWDYTNPNLSGQGDPGSNPNKRQRQPPLLGDHPAEYGGPHGGYHSHYHDEGYGPPPPHYEGRRMGPPVGGHRRGPSRYGPQYGHPPPPPPPPEYGPHADSPVLMVYGLDQSKMNCDRVFNVFCLYGNVEKVKFMKSKPGAAMVEMADGYAVDRAITHLNNNFMFGQKLNVCVSKQPAIMPGQSYGLEDGSCSYKDFSESRNNRFSTPEQAAKNRIQHPSNVLHFFNAPLEVTEENFFEICDELGVKRPSSVKVFSGKSERSSSGLLEWESKSDALETLGFLNHYQMKNPNGPYPYTLKLCFSTAQHAS; encoded by the exons ATGTCGCGGAGGCTGCTGCCCCGGGCGGAGAAGCGGCGTCGGCGGTTGGAGCAGAGGCAGCAGCCGGACGAGCAGCGGAGGCGGTCGGGAGCGATGGTGAAGatggcggcggcgggcggcggaggcggcggtgGCCGCTACTACGGCGGCGGCAGTGAGGGAGGCCGAGCCCCTAAGCGGCTCAAGACGGACAACGCTGGCGACCAGCACggaggcggtggcggcggcggtggAGGAgccggggcggcgggcggcggcggcggg gaGAACTACGATGACCCACACAAAACCCCTGCCTCCCCAGTTGTCCACATCAGGGGCCTGATCGACGGAGTGGTGGAAGCTGACCTTGTGGAGGCCTTGCAGGAATTTGGACCCATCAG CTATGTGGTAGTAATGCCTAAAAAGAGACAAGCGTTGGTGGAGTTTGAAGATGTGCTGGGGGCCTGCAACGCTGTGAACTACGCAGCCGACAACCAAATCTACATTGCTGGCCACCCAGCTTTCGTCAATTACTCTACCAGCCAGAAGATCTCCCGCCCCGGGGACTCGGACGACTCCCGGAGCGTCAACAGCGTGCTTCTCTTTACCATCCTGAACCCGATCTATTCAATTACCACG GATGTTCTTTATACTATCTGCAATCCTTGTGGCCCTGTCCAGAGAATTGTTATTTTCCGGAAGAATGGCGTCCAGGCCATGGTGGA ATTTGATTCTGTGCAGAGTGCCCAGCGGGCCAAAGCCTCACTCAACGGGGCTGACATTTATTCGGGCTGTTGCACTCTGAAGATCGAATATGCAAAG CCTACACGCTTGAATGTGTTCAAGAACGATCAGGATACTTGGGACTACACAAACCCCAATCTCAGTGGACAAG GTGACCCTGGCAGCAACCCTAACAAACGCCAGAGACAGCCCCCTCTCCTGGGAGATCACCCCGCAGAATATG gagGGCCCCACGGTGGGTACCACAGCCATTACCATGATGAGGGCTACGGGCCCCCCCCACCTCACTACGAAGGGAGAAGGATGGGCCCACCAGTGGGGGGTCACCGCCGGGGCCCAAGTCGCTACGGCCCCCAGTatgggcaccccccaccccctcccccaccacccgaGTATGGCCCCCACGCCGACAGCCCTGTGCTCATGGTCTATGGCTTGGATCAATCTAAGATGAACTGTGATCGGGTCTTCAATGTCTTCTGCTTGTATGGCAACGTGGAGAAG GTGAAATTCATGAAAAGCAAGCCGGGGGCCGCCATGGTGGAAATGGCTGACGGCTATGCTGTGGACCGAGCCATCACTCACCTCAATAACAACTTCATGTTCGGGCAGAAGCTGAACGTCTG TGTCTCCAAGCAACCAGCCATCATGCCCGGGCAGTCATACGGGCTGGAAGACGGGTCCTGCAGTTACAAAGACTTCAGCGAGTCCAGGAACAATCGGTTCTCTACTCCAGAGCAGGCAGCCAAGAACCGCATCCAGCACCCGAGCAACGTGCTACACTTCTTCAATGCCCCTCTGGAGGTGACCGAGGAGAATTTCTTCGAG ATCTGCGACGAGCTGGGAGTGAAACGGCCATCTTCTGTGAAAGTATTCTCAGGCAAAA GTGAGCGCAGCTCCTCGGGGCTGCTGGAGTGGGAATCCAAGAGCGACGCCCTGGAGACTTTGGGCTTCCTGAATCATTACCAGATGAAAAACCCAA ATGGTCCATACCCTTACACCCTGAAGTTGTGTTTCTCCACCGCTCAGCACGCCTCCTAA